In Candidatus Desulfofervidus auxilii, one genomic interval encodes:
- a CDS encoding ComEA family DNA-binding protein translates to MRKTKQIFIMILVLGFILFPILILAEQRHGMNLTEVGEKASKVIAEQKININTATVEQFQNLPGIGSSIAQEIINYRHEHGPFQKVEDIMQVKGIGEKKFEKIKDLITVGEAK, encoded by the coding sequence ATGAGGAAAACAAAGCAGATTTTTATCATGATTCTTGTTTTAGGATTTATCTTATTTCCGATATTAATTCTAGCTGAACAAAGGCATGGTATGAACCTCACAGAAGTAGGGGAAAAAGCAAGCAAGGTAATTGCTGAACAAAAAATCAATATTAATACGGCTACAGTGGAACAATTCCAAAATCTACCTGGCATTGGTTCTAGCATTGCCCAAGAAATTATAAACTATCGCCATGAGCATGGGCCTTTTCAAAAAGTTGAGGATATTATGCAAGTTAAGGGCATAGGGGAGAAGAAATTTGAAAAAATAAAAGATTTAATCACGGTAGGAGAAGCAAAATAA
- the guaB gene encoding IMP dehydrogenase, whose translation MEIPEGLTFDDVLLVPSYSQVLPKDVDVSVQLTPNIRLNIPILSAAMDTVTEARTAISMAREGGLGVIHRNMPIERQALEVEKVKKSESGMIIEPVTVEPEQKIADVLQLMQEYRISGVPVVKGKKLVGIVTNRDLRFETNLERSVAEVMTRENLITVSPGISLEKAKEILHEHRIEKLLVVDEKGNLCGLITIKDIMKLKKYPNACKDELGRLRVGAAIGVGADWEARLQTLINAHVDVIVIDVAHGHSKRVLDVLRSIKTNFPQVEVIAGNIATEEGAEALIKAGADAIKVGVGPGSICTTRVIAGVGVPQITAIMKASNAGRRHNVPIVADGGVKFSGDITKAIAAGANAVMIGSLFAGTEESPGETILYQGRTYKLYRGMGSIGALKEGLSDRYMQNLEIKAKYPFEGREITEKFVPEGIEGRVPYRGPLAGIVYQLIGGLRAGMGYLGCRNIEELQTNARFIKITLAGLRESHVHDVIIVKEAPNYQLERER comes from the coding sequence ATGGAAATACCAGAAGGTTTGACATTTGATGATGTTTTATTGGTTCCTAGTTATTCACAAGTTTTACCCAAAGATGTGGATGTCTCTGTTCAGCTCACTCCAAATATTCGTTTAAATATTCCTATTCTCAGCGCAGCTATGGATACAGTAACTGAGGCCCGCACTGCTATTAGCATGGCCAGGGAAGGAGGATTGGGTGTTATTCATCGGAATATGCCCATTGAAAGACAAGCATTAGAAGTAGAAAAGGTAAAGAAGTCAGAGAGTGGCATGATTATAGAACCTGTTACTGTAGAGCCAGAGCAAAAGATTGCTGATGTTTTACAGCTTATGCAAGAATATCGTATTTCAGGTGTGCCTGTAGTCAAAGGGAAAAAATTGGTAGGAATTGTGACCAATAGAGATTTGCGGTTTGAAACAAACTTAGAAAGATCAGTAGCAGAAGTAATGACCCGAGAAAATTTAATTACTGTTTCTCCTGGTATTTCTTTGGAAAAGGCCAAGGAAATTTTACATGAACATAGAATTGAAAAGTTGCTAGTAGTAGATGAAAAAGGAAATCTTTGTGGTTTGATTACTATAAAAGATATTATGAAACTAAAAAAATATCCCAATGCTTGTAAGGATGAATTGGGGCGATTAAGGGTAGGAGCGGCTATTGGAGTTGGAGCAGATTGGGAAGCTCGCCTCCAAACCTTAATTAATGCTCATGTAGATGTTATTGTTATTGATGTAGCCCATGGTCATAGCAAACGGGTTTTAGATGTCTTACGAAGTATCAAAACTAATTTCCCTCAAGTAGAAGTAATTGCAGGTAATATTGCTACCGAGGAAGGAGCAGAGGCCTTAATTAAAGCAGGAGCTGATGCCATCAAAGTAGGAGTAGGGCCTGGTTCTATTTGCACCACCAGGGTTATAGCTGGAGTGGGAGTTCCTCAAATTACGGCCATAATGAAGGCCAGTAATGCAGGGAGGAGGCATAATGTCCCTATAGTTGCTGATGGAGGTGTTAAATTTTCTGGAGATATTACCAAGGCCATTGCCGCGGGAGCAAATGCGGTCATGATCGGGAGTTTGTTTGCTGGGACCGAAGAAAGTCCTGGTGAGACTATTCTTTATCAAGGCCGTACATACAAATTATATCGGGGCATGGGTTCTATTGGGGCATTGAAAGAAGGTTTAAGCGATAGATATATGCAAAATTTAGAAATCAAGGCCAAATATCCTTTTGAAGGAAGAGAAATTACTGAGAAATTTGTTCCAGAAGGCATTGAGGGCCGTGTGCCTTATCGGGGTCCGTTAGCCGGTATTGTTTATCAATTAATAGGAGGATTACGGGCAGGCATGGGTTATCTTGGTTGCCGAAATATTGAGGAACTTCAGACTAATGCTAGATTTATTAAAATTACTTTGGCAGGATTAAGAGAGAGTCATGTTCACGATGTAATCATTGTAAAAGAGGCGCCAAATTATCAATTGGAAAGGGAGAGATAA
- a CDS encoding phage integrase N-terminal SAM-like domain-containing protein: MGKLREQMKADLELTGFSPKTQKIYLGQVRSFALYFKKSPEQLGERD; the protein is encoded by the coding sequence ATGGGAAAGTTGAGAGAACAGATGAAGGCAGACCTTGAACTGACAGGGTTTAGCCCCAAGACACAAAAGATTTACCTTGGTCAGGTAAGGAGTTTTGCACTTTACTTTAAAAAATCGCCTGAGCAGTTAGGTGAGAGAGATTAA
- a CDS encoding transposase, with protein RFKNERQLAIYCGVACIDDESGKHKRTRVVYKANKICKATMIEIAGCTIRYVSESATYYAKKRTEGKEHNHALRCLARQLIKVIFKMLKEDRDYILKEEMEKAA; from the coding sequence AGATTTAAAAACGAGAGGCAACTTGCGATCTATTGTGGTGTAGCCTGTATAGATGATGAGTCTGGTAAACACAAAAGGACAAGAGTTGTATATAAGGCTAATAAGATATGTAAAGCAACTATGATTGAAATTGCGGGCTGCACAATTCGGTATGTTTCAGAATCCGCTACTTACTATGCTAAAAAACGGACTGAAGGGAAAGAGCATAACCATGCCTTGCGCTGCCTTGCTAGACAATTGATAAAAGTTATTTTTAAGATGTTAAAAGAAGATCGAGACTATATCTTAAAGGAGGAAATGGAGAAGGCTGCTTAA